CGCGGTGGCGATGCGATTCCCAGTGAACGCGATGCGGCGGAACTCCTCGGCGTCAGCCGCGTCACGGTGCGCAAGGCCTTCACGGAACTGGTGCACGATGGCGTGCTGGTGCAGCGCCGCGGTTCCGGCACCTTTGTGCAGGGGCAGGCGCGCCGGCTCGAACAGCCGCTGTCGCGCCTCACCAGTTTCAGCGAAGACATGCAGTTGCGCGGCCTTGATACAGATGCGACGTGGATCGACCGGTCGCTCGGCCTCCCCACGCCCGAGGAGGCGCTGAAGCTCTCGATGTCGCCCAGCGAAAGGATCTGCCGCTTCCACCGCCTGCGCCGCGCCGACGGTGTTCCCCTTGCAATCGAACATGCCGTCATTCCGCAGCGCTTCCTCGATGATCCGCAATCCGTTGGCGCATCGCTGTATGCCGCACTGGACAAGCGCGGCCACAAGCCGGTGCGCGCCTTGCAGCGCCTGCACGCCACGGCGCTGAAAGAGCCCGAGGCGCGCTTGCTGGAATTGGCCACCGGAAGCCCCGCCCTGTTCATCGAACGCATCTCCTATCTGCCGGATGGCCGCACCGTCGAATACACACAGTCGCACTACCGGGGCGACAGCTACGACTTCGTCGCGGAACTCACACTCGCGCAGGATGGCCGCCCATGAGCCTGATGCGCCAGGAAGCGTCCGAAGCCCCCGAGGCTGTGGCGCGTTTTCTCACCCGCAACGCCACCGCCCTTGCCGAACTCGGCCGCCGCCTGCGCAAGCTGGATCCACCTGTGGTCCTGACATCGGCACGCGGCAGTTCCGACAACGCAGCAGGATACCTCAAGTACCTCACCGAAATCGCACTTGGCATTCCCTGCGCCTCGGTGGGGGCCTCCGTGGCATCAATCTATGCAGCGCCCCTGCGCGTGCAGAACGGTCTCTCGGTCACGATCTCGCAATCCGGAAAAAGCCCCGACATCGTGGCCCTTCAGGATGCGGCGCGGCGCTCAGGCGCTCTCACTGTCGCCATCGTCAATGTCGATGACTCGCCTGCCGCCCGCAGCGCCGACATCTGCCTGCCACTCCACGCAGGCGCGGAAAAGAGCGTGGCCGCGACAAAATCCTTCATCGTGTCGCTGGTCGCCGCCGCGGCAATCATCGCGGAATGGCGCACGGATGATGCCTTGAAGTCAGCGCTCTCCGCATTGCCGGATCAACTCGCACGCGCCTGCGCCTTGCAGTGGCCAGGTTTTGTGGACTGCGCCGTGAGGGCGGAGTCGCTTTATGTCCTGGGCCGCGGGCCGTCCTATCCCATCGCCGCGGAGACGGCGCTGAAGTTGAAGGAAACCTGTGCCATCCACGCGGAAGCCTATTCCGCCGCCGAAGTCATGCATGGCCCGCTTGAACTTGTGGAGCCGGGCTTTCCGCTGCTGGTCTATGCCCAAGATGATGCGGCTCTGCCTGGCACACGCGCCGCCGTGAAAAAGTTGGAAGCAATGGGTGCCGATGTGGGGGTGGCGGGCGGCAACTGGCCCGTGATTGCGGCAAGCCATCCGCTGCTCTCGCCCATTCCCATGATCCAGACGGCCTATCTTGAAATCGAGCGTGTGGCCCAGGCACTGGGCCGCAACCCGGATGCGCCACGCCAGTTGCGCAAGGTGACGGAGACACTGTGATGGGCTTTGTGCTGCATGGTGCGCGTGTCTTCGATGGCGAGAGATTTTGCGACAACGCCGCCGTGTTGATCGAGGGACGCCACATCGCCGGCATCGCCGAGGCAGGGACCGTGCCACGAGACGCGGCCTTGATCCGGCTCGACGGCGGCATCCTCGCACCGGGCTTCATCGATGTGCAGGTGAATGGCGGCGGCGGCGCCCTGCTGAACGATGGACCCACCGCTGAAGTCGTTTGCACCATCGCGGACTCGCACCGCCGCTTTGGCACCACGGGCATGCTTCCCACCGTCATCACCGACGCACCCGCCGTGACCGTGGCTGCGATTGCTGCCGTCCGCGAGGCTCGTGCCCGTGGTGCAGCATCGGTGCTTGGCATCCACATCGAGGGTCCGTTTCTCGATCCTGCGCGAAAAGGCGCCCATGACCTGCACTTCATCCGCGCCATGACGGAAGCCGATGTCACGCTCATCACCGAGGCGGCCTGTGGTGCGGTGATGGTGACGTTGGCACCCAACAAGGTCGCGCCGGAATTGATCTCCCGCCTCGCACGGGCGGGTGTGAAGGTGAGCCTCGGCCATTCCGACGCCTCCGCAGCGGAGGCGAAGGCAGCACTGCGGGCCGGCGCCCAGGCGTTCACCCATCTCTTCAATGCCATGAGCCAGATGACCGGGCGGGAACCCGGCATGGTCGGTGCGGCGCTGACGGATGCGGCGAGTTTCATCGGCATCATTGCCGATGGCCATCACGTTCACGACGACACATTGCGGGTGGCCCTTGCGGCCGCTCCGCTTGACCGCTTCATGCTGGTGACCGATGCCATGCCGCCAGCGGCCGGTGGGCCGGACAGCTTCACCCTTCAGGGCCGCACGGTGGCGCGCGTCGAGGGCCGGCTGCAACTCGATGACGGCACGCTGGCGGGCTCCAACCTGACCATGGATGAGGCCGTTCGCCATGGCGTGAACAAACTCGGGGTTCCCCTGGCCGATGCGTTGCAAATGGCGTCACGCAATCCTGCGGGTTTTCTCGGCCGCGGCGATCTTGGCATCATCGCGCCGGGAGCGCTTGCAAGCCTCGTGCACCTCGATGACAATCTCAACGTGAAGCGGACATGGGTGGAGGGGCGATGACAAAGGTCAGGGTCTTGGTGGTTGGCGTTGGCAACATGGGGCTGTCGCACGCCCGCGCTTATGCCGCCAATGACGGTTTTGAAATCGCGGGGCTGTGCAGCCGCGGCATCGACCAGCGCGGCGACGTGAAGGATGAATTTGCGGGCGTACCGCTTTTCAACGATTACGCCGATGCACTCCGCCAGACGGCGCCCGACGCGGTCTCCATCAACACCTGGCCTGATACTCACGGCGAATATGCGAAGATGGCATTGCACGCCAACTGCCACCTCTTCATCGAGAAGCCGCTTGCGTCGTCCGTGGCCGAGGCAGAGGACATCGCCGCTCTGGCCCGCGCCAGGAACCGCAAGATCGTGATCGGCTATATCCTGCGCGTCCATCCCTCCTGGGTGAAGTTCGTCGAACTGGGCCGCACGCTCGGCAAGCCGCTCGTCATGCGCATGAATCTGAACCAGCAGTCTTCCGGCGCGCAGTGGCAGGTGCACAAGCAGTTGATGAAATCGATCTCGCCCATCGTGGATTGCGGCGTTCACTATGTCGATGTCATGTGCCAGGTCACGGGCGCAGAGCCGCGCACCGTCCACGCCATCGGCGTGCGCCTCAGCGACGAAATCGACGCGGGCATGTACAACTACGGTCAATTGCAGGTGACATTCGATGACGGCTCCGTCGGCTGGTACGAAGCGGGATGGGGCCCGATGATGAGCGAGACCGCCTTCTTCGTGAAGGACATGATCGGACCCAAAGGCTCTGTTTCCATTGCCATGGACGAAGCGAAGACGGAATCCGCCGATGTGGACAGCCACACCAGAACTTCGGCGCTGCGCCTGCATCACGCAGAACTGACGCCGGAAGGCAACCTCGCCCGCAAGGACGACATGATCCGCATGGATGATGAACCGGGCCACCAGGACCTGTGCAACCGCGAGCAGGCCGTGTTCCTCGATGCCATCCGCAATGACCGTGACATGACCAGGCACGTGGCGGAAGCGATCAGTTCATTGCGCATCGTGCTGGCGGCAGATGAAAGCGTGCGCACCGGCAAGGTCGTTCATCTGTGAGACTGGCAGGAGCGGTCAGCGCGGGGAGCGGCACCTGCAACGAGGATGCGGCAGGCGTCGTCGTGGAAGACGGCGCCGTTGTTGCGGCTTGGGTGTTCGATGGCGTGACCGGTATCAACAACGATCACATCCTTCCCGCCGCAACGGATGCGCGCTGGCTGGTGGAAAGGGCTGATACGCATCTGCATGAACTCGCCGCAACCCATCAGCCCCTGCCGGACCTGCTGGCGGAATTGGTGGCGCGACTGGAGAAGGACTGGGCCGAAGCGACAGCGAGGGTCACCGTGCCATCCGCATACGACCCGCCCGCCGCCTGCCTGCTGCTGGCAAAAAGATATGCCGATGGTTGGCACGTTCTGCGACTCGGTGACTCTATCCTCCTGACCCAAGACACAGGCGTGCGCGTCATTCCCCCACCGCAGAGCGACCTCGGCGGTCTGGAGGCTTTCCTGCGAGATGAAGCCCGCCGCCGCCGCGCCCAGGGGCAGTCCGACTTCAAGGCCTTGCTCCGCGAATTTCATCCACGCCTCATGGCCAGCCGCCGCTCGCGCAACACCGCCGCCAACCACAGCATTCTCGTGGCAGACAAGTCGGCGCTGAATTGCCCGGAATATATCGCCCTGGGGTGGCCGGCGTCGCTGCTGCTCTGCACCGACGGTTTCTATCGTGCGGTGGATACCTACGGCTTCGCCAGCGACGCAGCACTTGTGGCCCGCGCGCGGGAAGCGGAAGGCGTCAGCGCGATCCTCCGTCAGATCCGCGCCGTGGAAGCGGACGACCCCGCTTGCGAAACCTATCTTCGCTTCAAGCCGGCGGATGATGCCTCCGCCGTGATGCTGGTCAACGCCTGACGCATCCCCGGCGCATTTGCACACTTGACATTCTCCCCCGCGCTGCAAGTCTCCGCAGCGGCAACTGACGCGGGAAATTGCGGCCCGCCAAGAAAAGACAATGGGGGCGTTATCCATGTATCTCGGGATTGATCTCGGCACGTCTGGCGTGAAGTCCGTGCTGGTGGATGCCAGCCAGACATTCGTCGCACAGCATTCTTCGCGGGCACTGGACGTGTCTCGCCCGCATTTCAGCTGGTCGGAACAGGACCCGGCCATCTGGTGGGATGGCGTGTGCCAGACGCTGGATGGCCTGAAGGCCAGCCATCCGAAGGAACTCGCGGCGGTGAAGGCAATCGGCCTCTCCGGCCAGATGTACGGTGCAACGGTGTTGGGCGCAGATGACAAGCCGCTCCGCCCTGCAATCCTCTGGAACGACACGCGCACGGAAAGGCAATGCACCGAACTGGAAGCTCTCGCGCCGGACGTGCGCCGCATCGCGGGCCGCAAACCCACGCCCGGTGTCACCGCCGTGAAGCTGCTGTGGCTGCGCGAGCACGAGCCCGAGGTCTTTGCCAGGACGAAACACGTGCTGCTGCCGAAAGACTACGTCCGCCTCATGCTCTCCGGCGACAAGGCCTCCGACATGGCGGATTCCAGCGGCACCATGTGGATGGATATCGCCACGCGCGACTGGTCCGACGCTCTGCTCGATGCCACGGGCATGCAGCGCGCGCAGATGCCACGGCTTCATGAAGGCACGGAGGTCACCGGAAAGATCCGCGCCACGCTCGCGGCCCGCTGGGGAATGTCGCCCCATGTGGTGATCGCGGCCGGCGGCGGAGACAATGCCTGCGGCGCCTGCGGCACGGGCGTGATCGGCGAAGGAGAAGGCACGGTCTCGCTTGGAACATCCGGCGTGCTCTTCGTCGCCATGCGAGAACCCCGCCCCAGTTACGAATATGCCATCGAGACCCTGTGTCATTCCGTGCCCGGCACCTGGCATCAGATGTCGGTGATCCTCTCGGCCACATCCTGCCTCAACTGGGTTGCCGGTCTGGTGAAACGCAACGCCGCCGATCTCGTGGCTTCGCTGGGCGCCGAACTAGGTGCGCCATCGCCGTTGCTGTTCGTGCCATTTCTCGATGGCTCGTGGTCGCCGCACAGCGACACGCAGATCCGTGGCGCGCTGATCGGCCTGCAACATACCTCCGATGAGCGCGAGATGGCGCTTGCGGTGCTGCAGGGCGTGGCCTTCGCGCTGCGCGAATGCGCCGATGCCTTCCGCGCCACCGGAACCTCCATCGACAACCTCCTCGCCATCGGCGGAGGCTCACGCTCCGATCTCTGGCTGTCCATGATCGCAACGCTATTGGGCGTCGAATTGCGCGTGCCGGAATCGAGTGAACTGGGTGCGGCCTTCGGCGCGGCGCGTCTCGCCCTCATTGCCGAGACGCGTGCCGCGCCGGCGGCGGTCCTGACCCGGCCAAAGATCAACCGGGCGATTACACCGCGTCAGTCCCTGCACGCCGCCTATGACAGCAGTTACGCGGATTGGCTGCATGCCATCACCCAGTTGCGCAACAGGCGGTCCGGCAGTTCCTCCCACGCATGAACGCCTGAACACATGAACGCATGAACGCATGAACGCAGGGCGCAGCGGACCTGCGCCACGTCCCCCTCGCTCATCCGCAATCCTGCCCCTATCTTCTGCCATCACGAGCACCCAAGGGAAGGACGGCCCCATGCAGGCAGACATCGGATTGATCGGACTGGGCGTCATGGGCGGTCACCTCGCGCTCAACATCGCCGAGAAGGGCTTCACTGTCGCCGTTTACACGCTGGGCTGGGACCTCACGCAGAAGTTCGTGAGCGAGGCAGGTCCGCTCGCCCCGCGCCTGATCCCTTGCGAAACGCTGGAGAACCTCGTCTCCGCACTCCGTCCGCCGCAAGCGGTCATCCTGCTGGTGCCGGCGGGTGCTGCCGTGGACGACATCTGCAATCAGCTCAGCGCCGTACCGTCGTTCAAGGGGATCATCATCGACGGCGGCAATTCGGACTACACCGACACGGAACGCCGCCAGCAGGCGCTGGCATCGCGTGGCCTGTCCTTCCTGGGCATGGGCGTTTCGGGTGGCGCGGAAGGTGCCCGCAACGGCCCCTCCATCATGGTGGGTGGCAAGCGCGAATCCTATCAGGCGGTCGAAAAGATATTGCTGTCCATCGCGGCGAAGTATCAAAATGATCCGTGTTGTGCCTGGCTTGGTCCGGGCGGGGCAGGGCATTTCGTCAAGACCATCCACAACGGCATCGAATATGCCGACATGCAGATGATCGCCGAAATCTACGCCATCCTCCGCGACGGACTGGGCATGGCCGCGCCGGAGATCGCAAGGGTCTTCGGCAAGTGGAATGCAGGGCCGCTCGATTCCTACCTCATCGAAATCACGGCCCGCGTACTGGACGTCACGGATATGAAGACAAAGGGTCCGTTGGTGGATGTGATCGTGGACCGTGCCGGGCAGAAGGGCACCGGCAAGTGGTCGGTGATCGAGTCGCAGAAACTCGGCGTTCCTGCGACGACGCTGGAAGCCGCCGTCGCGGCGCGCATTCTTTCATCCATGAAGGATGAGCGGAGCGTGGCCGAGAAGACTTACGCCATCCCCCGCCACCACATGAAGCCCGCGAGCGCCGCGGCACTCATCCGGCAACTGGAAGCGGCCCTGCTTGCGGGAAAGATATCGGCCTATGCCCAGGGCTTCGCCGTTCTGGAAAAGGCATCGCAGGAGAAGACGTGGGACATGCCGCTCGCCACCATCGCCAGCATCTGGCGTGCCGGCTGCATCATCCGTTCGCAATTTCTCGGTCTCATCGCATCGTCCTTTGCGGCGCGCGGAAATGAAGGAAATCTGTTGCTGGCGCCGGATTTCGTGACGGAGATGAAGGCAAGCCACGGCGCGTTGCGGAAGACCGTGGCGCAAGCTGCCGAGGCCGGCATTCCCGTTCCCGCACTCGCGGCCGCCCTCGGGTATTTCGATGGCTATCGTCAGTCACGCGGCAGCGCCAACCTGATCCAGGCGCAACGTGATTTCTTCGGTGCCCACGGCTTTGAGCGCAGCGACGAACCGGGCGCCCATCACGGCCCTTGGCTCGATTGATGCGCCAATCCCACGCCGCCGTGGTGATAAAAATGCGAATGCGGCCTGTCGTGGCCCTGTGCTAGGCTGGCCGGGAAATTGCCGCGCTGGCTCCGCCGGCCCGCAAGTACAGCACAGAACAAGGAG
The nucleotide sequence above comes from Hyphomicrobiales bacterium. Encoded proteins:
- a CDS encoding GntR family transcriptional regulator; amino-acid sequence: MTALNRVFTSRRFSAVPSLPLYLRVKKLVNDAISAEELRGGDAIPSERDAAELLGVSRVTVRKAFTELVHDGVLVQRRGSGTFVQGQARRLEQPLSRLTSFSEDMQLRGLDTDATWIDRSLGLPTPEEALKLSMSPSERICRFHRLRRADGVPLAIEHAVIPQRFLDDPQSVGASLYAALDKRGHKPVRALQRLHATALKEPEARLLELATGSPALFIERISYLPDGRTVEYTQSHYRGDSYDFVAELTLAQDGRP
- a CDS encoding SIS domain-containing protein encodes the protein MSLMRQEASEAPEAVARFLTRNATALAELGRRLRKLDPPVVLTSARGSSDNAAGYLKYLTEIALGIPCASVGASVASIYAAPLRVQNGLSVTISQSGKSPDIVALQDAARRSGALTVAIVNVDDSPAARSADICLPLHAGAEKSVAATKSFIVSLVAAAAIIAEWRTDDALKSALSALPDQLARACALQWPGFVDCAVRAESLYVLGRGPSYPIAAETALKLKETCAIHAEAYSAAEVMHGPLELVEPGFPLLVYAQDDAALPGTRAAVKKLEAMGADVGVAGGNWPVIAASHPLLSPIPMIQTAYLEIERVAQALGRNPDAPRQLRKVTETL
- the nagA gene encoding N-acetylglucosamine-6-phosphate deacetylase — translated: MGFVLHGARVFDGERFCDNAAVLIEGRHIAGIAEAGTVPRDAALIRLDGGILAPGFIDVQVNGGGGALLNDGPTAEVVCTIADSHRRFGTTGMLPTVITDAPAVTVAAIAAVREARARGAASVLGIHIEGPFLDPARKGAHDLHFIRAMTEADVTLITEAACGAVMVTLAPNKVAPELISRLARAGVKVSLGHSDASAAEAKAALRAGAQAFTHLFNAMSQMTGREPGMVGAALTDAASFIGIIADGHHVHDDTLRVALAAAPLDRFMLVTDAMPPAAGGPDSFTLQGRTVARVEGRLQLDDGTLAGSNLTMDEAVRHGVNKLGVPLADALQMASRNPAGFLGRGDLGIIAPGALASLVHLDDNLNVKRTWVEGR
- a CDS encoding Gfo/Idh/MocA family oxidoreductase gives rise to the protein MTKVRVLVVGVGNMGLSHARAYAANDGFEIAGLCSRGIDQRGDVKDEFAGVPLFNDYADALRQTAPDAVSINTWPDTHGEYAKMALHANCHLFIEKPLASSVAEAEDIAALARARNRKIVIGYILRVHPSWVKFVELGRTLGKPLVMRMNLNQQSSGAQWQVHKQLMKSISPIVDCGVHYVDVMCQVTGAEPRTVHAIGVRLSDEIDAGMYNYGQLQVTFDDGSVGWYEAGWGPMMSETAFFVKDMIGPKGSVSIAMDEAKTESADVDSHTRTSALRLHHAELTPEGNLARKDDMIRMDDEPGHQDLCNREQAVFLDAIRNDRDMTRHVAEAISSLRIVLAADESVRTGKVVHL
- a CDS encoding protein phosphatase 2C domain-containing protein, whose amino-acid sequence is MRLAGAVSAGSGTCNEDAAGVVVEDGAVVAAWVFDGVTGINNDHILPAATDARWLVERADTHLHELAATHQPLPDLLAELVARLEKDWAEATARVTVPSAYDPPAACLLLAKRYADGWHVLRLGDSILLTQDTGVRVIPPPQSDLGGLEAFLRDEARRRRAQGQSDFKALLREFHPRLMASRRSRNTAANHSILVADKSALNCPEYIALGWPASLLLCTDGFYRAVDTYGFASDAALVARAREAEGVSAILRQIRAVEADDPACETYLRFKPADDASAVMLVNA
- the xylB gene encoding xylulokinase, which gives rise to MYLGIDLGTSGVKSVLVDASQTFVAQHSSRALDVSRPHFSWSEQDPAIWWDGVCQTLDGLKASHPKELAAVKAIGLSGQMYGATVLGADDKPLRPAILWNDTRTERQCTELEALAPDVRRIAGRKPTPGVTAVKLLWLREHEPEVFARTKHVLLPKDYVRLMLSGDKASDMADSSGTMWMDIATRDWSDALLDATGMQRAQMPRLHEGTEVTGKIRATLAARWGMSPHVVIAAGGGDNACGACGTGVIGEGEGTVSLGTSGVLFVAMREPRPSYEYAIETLCHSVPGTWHQMSVILSATSCLNWVAGLVKRNAADLVASLGAELGAPSPLLFVPFLDGSWSPHSDTQIRGALIGLQHTSDEREMALAVLQGVAFALRECADAFRATGTSIDNLLAIGGGSRSDLWLSMIATLLGVELRVPESSELGAAFGAARLALIAETRAAPAAVLTRPKINRAITPRQSLHAAYDSSYADWLHAITQLRNRRSGSSSHA
- the gndA gene encoding NADP-dependent phosphogluconate dehydrogenase, whose amino-acid sequence is MQADIGLIGLGVMGGHLALNIAEKGFTVAVYTLGWDLTQKFVSEAGPLAPRLIPCETLENLVSALRPPQAVILLVPAGAAVDDICNQLSAVPSFKGIIIDGGNSDYTDTERRQQALASRGLSFLGMGVSGGAEGARNGPSIMVGGKRESYQAVEKILLSIAAKYQNDPCCAWLGPGGAGHFVKTIHNGIEYADMQMIAEIYAILRDGLGMAAPEIARVFGKWNAGPLDSYLIEITARVLDVTDMKTKGPLVDVIVDRAGQKGTGKWSVIESQKLGVPATTLEAAVAARILSSMKDERSVAEKTYAIPRHHMKPASAAALIRQLEAALLAGKISAYAQGFAVLEKASQEKTWDMPLATIASIWRAGCIIRSQFLGLIASSFAARGNEGNLLLAPDFVTEMKASHGALRKTVAQAAEAGIPVPALAAALGYFDGYRQSRGSANLIQAQRDFFGAHGFERSDEPGAHHGPWLD